One genomic segment of Entelurus aequoreus isolate RoL-2023_Sb linkage group LG25, RoL_Eaeq_v1.1, whole genome shotgun sequence includes these proteins:
- the LOC133642697 gene encoding transcription factor SOX-10-like isoform X2, producing MSREEHSLSDVELSPSVSDDSRSRSPGRSSAATGRGESPLRRRRLPAGADNGAGENPAEKSDEEDERFTAGIRDAVSQVLNCYDWTLVPVPVRVNSGSKSKPHVKRPMNAFMVWAQAARRKLADQHPHLHNAELSKTLGKLWRLLNESDKRPFIEEAERLRKQHKKDYPDYKYQPRRRKNGKMGSGSGSDADGHSEGEIRHSQPIYNGLHLDVALARGARSPPADRHHPHAAGQSHSPPTPPTTPKTEPQSGKAGDGKRAFGNSVISRGPMGAEGEMSSEVIEPFDVNEFDQYLPPNGHPGVGQIAGSGAATPATTASQYPYGISSALAAASGHSAAWLSKQQLQHHSSPSSSDPSKAQIKSEAVCAGGHFSEADSAGSHVTYAPLSLPHYSSAFPSLAARAQFAEYADQQASGSYYAHSSQAGLYSTFSYMGTTQRPLYTAISDPASVPQSHSPTHWEQPVYTTLSRP from the exons ATGTCCAGAGAGGAGCACAGCTTGTCAGACGTCGAGCTCAGTCCGAGCGTGTCGGACGACAGTCGTTCCCGATCGCCCGGCCGCTCTTCCGCCGCAACCGGCAGGGGCGAGTCGCCTCTTCGCAGGCGACGGCTGCCGGCGGGCGCGGACAACGGAGCGGGCGAGAACCCCGCCGAGAAATCCGACGAGGAGGACGAGCGCTTCACGGCGGGTATCCGTGACGCCGTGAGCCAGGTGCTCAACTGCTACGACTGGACGCTGGTACCCGTGCCCGTGCGCGTCAACAGCGGGAGCAAGAGCAAGCCGCACGTCAAGAGACCCATGAACGCCTTCATGGTATGGGCACAGGCGGCCAGGAGGAAACTGGCAGACCAGCACCCGCACTTGCACAACGCAGAGCTCAGCAAAACCCTGGGGAAGCTTTGGAG GCTTCTCAACGAGAGTGATAAGCGACCGTTCATCGAGGAGGCAGAGAGACTGAGGAAGCAGCACAAGAAGGACTATCCTGACTACAAATATCAGCCACGACGCCGCAAGAACGGAAAGATGGGTTCCGGGTCAGGAAGTGATGCCGACGGCCATTCGGAGGGTGAGATCAGGCACAGCCAACCCATCTACAATGGCCTCCATCTGGATGTGGCCCTCGCAAGGGGAGCCAGGTCCCCTCCGGCAGATAGGCACCACCCACACGCTGCAG GTCAGAGCCATAGTCCACCTACACCCCCAACCACACCCAAGACCGAGCCCCAGTCTGGGAAGGCCGGGGATGGCAAGAGGGCCTTTGGCAATAGTGTGATCTCCCGTGGCCCGATGGGAGCAGAAG GTGAGATGAGCAGCGAGGTGATTGAGCCTTTTGATGTCAACGAGTTTGACCAGTACCTACCCCCCAATGGTCACCCAGGGGTCGGACAGATCGCAGGGTCAGGAGCCGCCACGCCTGCCACAACCGCATCCCAATACCCGTACGGAATCTCCTCAGCTCTGGCAGCGGCCAGTGGACACTCGGCAGCCTGGCTGTCCAAGCAACAGCTGCAACACCACAGCTCCCCTTCCAGCTCAGACCCCTCCAAAGCCCAGATCAAGAGCGAGGCCGTATGTGCTGGTGGTCACTTTTCAGAGGCAGATTCAGCCGGTTCTCATGTCACCTACGCCCCGCTGAGCCTCCCTCACTACAGCTCTGCCTTCCCCTCCCTGGCCGCAAGGGCTCAGTTTGCCGAGTACGCCGACCAACAAGCGTCAGGGTCCTACTACGCTCACTCCAGCCAGGCAGGGTTATACTCCACCTTCTCCTACATGGGGACCACCCAAAGGCCCCTGTACACTGCCATCAGTGACCCGGCCAGTGTGCCGCAGTCACACAGCCCCACACACTGGGAGCAGCCGGTCTACACGACACTGTCGCGGCCATGA
- the LOC133642697 gene encoding transcription factor SOX-10-like isoform X1 — MSREEHSLSDVELSPSVSDDSRSRSPGRSSAATGRGESPLRRRRLPAGADNGAGENPAEKSDEEDERFTAGIRDAVSQVLNCYDWTLVPVPVRVNSGSKSKPHVKRPMNAFMVWAQAARRKLADQHPHLHNAELSKTLGKLWRLLNESDKRPFIEEAERLRKQHKKDYPDYKYQPRRRKNGKMGSGSGSDADGHSEGEIRHSQPIYNGLHLDVALARGARSPPADRHHPHAAGQSHSPPTPPTTPKTEPQSGKAGDGKRAFGNSVISRGPMGAEGSSGATGPVKPHIDFGNVDIGEMSSEVIEPFDVNEFDQYLPPNGHPGVGQIAGSGAATPATTASQYPYGISSALAAASGHSAAWLSKQQLQHHSSPSSSDPSKAQIKSEAVCAGGHFSEADSAGSHVTYAPLSLPHYSSAFPSLAARAQFAEYADQQASGSYYAHSSQAGLYSTFSYMGTTQRPLYTAISDPASVPQSHSPTHWEQPVYTTLSRP, encoded by the exons ATGTCCAGAGAGGAGCACAGCTTGTCAGACGTCGAGCTCAGTCCGAGCGTGTCGGACGACAGTCGTTCCCGATCGCCCGGCCGCTCTTCCGCCGCAACCGGCAGGGGCGAGTCGCCTCTTCGCAGGCGACGGCTGCCGGCGGGCGCGGACAACGGAGCGGGCGAGAACCCCGCCGAGAAATCCGACGAGGAGGACGAGCGCTTCACGGCGGGTATCCGTGACGCCGTGAGCCAGGTGCTCAACTGCTACGACTGGACGCTGGTACCCGTGCCCGTGCGCGTCAACAGCGGGAGCAAGAGCAAGCCGCACGTCAAGAGACCCATGAACGCCTTCATGGTATGGGCACAGGCGGCCAGGAGGAAACTGGCAGACCAGCACCCGCACTTGCACAACGCAGAGCTCAGCAAAACCCTGGGGAAGCTTTGGAG GCTTCTCAACGAGAGTGATAAGCGACCGTTCATCGAGGAGGCAGAGAGACTGAGGAAGCAGCACAAGAAGGACTATCCTGACTACAAATATCAGCCACGACGCCGCAAGAACGGAAAGATGGGTTCCGGGTCAGGAAGTGATGCCGACGGCCATTCGGAGGGTGAGATCAGGCACAGCCAACCCATCTACAATGGCCTCCATCTGGATGTGGCCCTCGCAAGGGGAGCCAGGTCCCCTCCGGCAGATAGGCACCACCCACACGCTGCAG GTCAGAGCCATAGTCCACCTACACCCCCAACCACACCCAAGACCGAGCCCCAGTCTGGGAAGGCCGGGGATGGCAAGAGGGCCTTTGGCAATAGTGTGATCTCCCGTGGCCCGATGGGAGCAGAAGGTAGTTCAGGTGCCACAGGGCCTGTGAAGCCTCATATTGACTTTGGCAATGTCGACATAGGTGAGATGAGCAGCGAGGTGATTGAGCCTTTTGATGTCAACGAGTTTGACCAGTACCTACCCCCCAATGGTCACCCAGGGGTCGGACAGATCGCAGGGTCAGGAGCCGCCACGCCTGCCACAACCGCATCCCAATACCCGTACGGAATCTCCTCAGCTCTGGCAGCGGCCAGTGGACACTCGGCAGCCTGGCTGTCCAAGCAACAGCTGCAACACCACAGCTCCCCTTCCAGCTCAGACCCCTCCAAAGCCCAGATCAAGAGCGAGGCCGTATGTGCTGGTGGTCACTTTTCAGAGGCAGATTCAGCCGGTTCTCATGTCACCTACGCCCCGCTGAGCCTCCCTCACTACAGCTCTGCCTTCCCCTCCCTGGCCGCAAGGGCTCAGTTTGCCGAGTACGCCGACCAACAAGCGTCAGGGTCCTACTACGCTCACTCCAGCCAGGCAGGGTTATACTCCACCTTCTCCTACATGGGGACCACCCAAAGGCCCCTGTACACTGCCATCAGTGACCCGGCCAGTGTGCCGCAGTCACACAGCCCCACACACTGGGAGCAGCCGGTCTACACGACACTGTCGCGGCCATGA